One region of Micromonospora ureilytica genomic DNA includes:
- a CDS encoding RrF2 family transcriptional regulator, whose amino-acid sequence MKMSGGVEWALHCCVVLTASNTPVPAAKLAELHDVSSSYLAKQLQALARAGLIHSMQGKSGGYVLTRAPESITLLDVVRAIDGPGPSFVCTEIRQRGPFATPAASCTTPCPVSRAMWAAEDAWHQALAAVTIADLARDVDANSGPEALVGIQAWLTGGA is encoded by the coding sequence ATGAAGATGTCCGGCGGGGTCGAGTGGGCGCTGCACTGCTGCGTGGTGCTCACGGCCAGCAACACGCCCGTTCCGGCGGCCAAGCTGGCGGAACTGCACGACGTCTCCAGCAGCTACCTCGCCAAGCAGCTCCAGGCGCTGGCCCGCGCCGGCCTGATCCACTCCATGCAGGGCAAGTCGGGCGGCTACGTGCTGACCCGCGCGCCGGAGAGCATCACCCTGCTCGACGTGGTCCGGGCCATCGACGGGCCCGGCCCGTCCTTCGTCTGCACGGAGATCCGCCAGCGCGGCCCCTTCGCGACCCCGGCCGCCTCCTGCACCACCCCGTGTCCGGTGTCCCGCGCCATGTGGGCGGCCGAGGACGCGTGGCACCAGGCGCTCGCCGCGGTCACGATCGCCGATCTCGCCCGCGACGTCGACGCCAACTCCGGCCCCGAGGCCCTGGTCGGCATCCAGGCCTGGCTGACCGGCGGAGCCTGA
- a CDS encoding ArnT family glycosyltransferase encodes MSEPAIEIDRPHQPTQSPPSGRPPEPGVRARGPWLVAAATTVTLLLLAGRYGYHRDELYFLLAGRHLDWGYVDQGPLVPALARLLDAIAPGNLVVLRTPSALLAGGAVLLVAAIARELGAGRGGQLFAAVLAALSGIVLASGHLLSTTTVDLLVWLVAAWCAVRLLRTGDSRWALGIGLALGVGMLSKLLPALLAVGLVAGVLIAGPRRLLRDRWVLVAAGILVLLAAPNLIWQATNGFPQLGVAGSISGGDSSYSGRFEAFALHFVIISPYAVPIWIAGLVALLRRPAWRAYRAVGWAWLVVVGIVLIAGGKGYYDAPLLLVLTAAGALVTVAWASRGSAWWRRGLLALGVVPFLLPNVVLLLPVLPADRLPGFVVDVNYDAGETIGWPEFTDSLAAVHRGLPPQERSRAVVLTGNYGEAGAVARYGPARGLPRAYSGHNSMVDFGRPPADADVVIAVGWERPDQLNTWFEQCTLAGRVDQRVEVENDENGGPIHVCRGLRRPWAQIWDTEVRHTG; translated from the coding sequence GTGAGCGAGCCCGCGATCGAGATCGACCGACCTCACCAGCCGACCCAGTCGCCGCCGTCGGGGCGGCCGCCGGAGCCTGGCGTTCGTGCCCGTGGCCCCTGGCTGGTGGCCGCCGCGACCACCGTGACGCTCCTGCTTCTCGCCGGCCGTTACGGCTATCACCGCGACGAGCTGTACTTCCTGCTCGCCGGCCGGCACCTCGACTGGGGCTACGTCGATCAGGGGCCACTGGTCCCGGCGCTGGCCCGGCTGCTCGACGCGATCGCGCCGGGCAACCTGGTGGTGCTGCGTACCCCGTCGGCGTTGCTGGCCGGCGGCGCGGTGCTGCTGGTCGCCGCCATCGCCCGCGAGTTGGGTGCCGGCCGGGGCGGGCAGCTCTTCGCGGCGGTGCTCGCCGCGCTCTCCGGCATCGTGCTCGCCAGTGGTCATCTGCTCAGCACCACCACTGTCGACCTGCTGGTCTGGTTGGTCGCGGCGTGGTGTGCGGTGCGGTTGCTGCGCACCGGTGACAGCCGCTGGGCGCTGGGGATCGGGCTGGCGCTCGGTGTGGGCATGCTCAGCAAGCTGCTGCCGGCGCTGCTGGCCGTGGGCCTGGTCGCCGGGGTGCTCATCGCCGGGCCGCGTCGGCTGCTGCGCGATCGGTGGGTGCTCGTCGCCGCCGGGATCCTCGTGCTACTGGCCGCGCCGAACCTGATCTGGCAGGCGACCAACGGTTTCCCGCAGCTCGGTGTTGCCGGGTCCATCTCCGGCGGCGACAGCTCCTACAGTGGTCGGTTCGAGGCGTTCGCCCTCCATTTCGTCATCATCAGCCCGTACGCCGTACCAATCTGGATCGCTGGCCTCGTCGCGCTGCTGCGCCGGCCGGCGTGGCGGGCCTACCGGGCGGTGGGCTGGGCGTGGCTTGTGGTTGTCGGCATCGTGCTGATCGCCGGCGGCAAGGGCTACTACGACGCGCCGCTGTTGCTGGTCCTCACCGCCGCCGGCGCGTTGGTCACCGTGGCGTGGGCCTCGCGCGGGTCGGCCTGGTGGCGTCGGGGGTTGCTCGCGTTGGGCGTGGTGCCGTTCCTGCTGCCCAACGTCGTGCTGCTGCTGCCGGTGCTACCGGCCGACCGGCTGCCCGGTTTCGTGGTCGACGTCAACTACGACGCCGGCGAGACGATCGGTTGGCCGGAGTTCACCGACTCACTCGCCGCCGTCCATCGCGGACTGCCACCGCAGGAGCGTTCGCGGGCGGTCGTCCTGACCGGCAACTACGGCGAGGCCGGTGCGGTGGCCCGCTACGGGCCGGCCCGTGGTCTGCCCCGGGCGTACTCCGGGCACAACAGCATGGTCGACTTCGGTCGGCCGCCCGCCGACGCGGACGTGGTCATCGCCGTCGGCTGGGAGCGCCCCGACCAGCTGAACACCTGGTTCGAGCAGTGCACGCTCGCCGGGCGGGTGGACCAGCGGGTCGAGGTGGAGAACGACGAGAACGGCGGCCCGATCCACGTGTGCCGGGGGCTGCGGCGTCCATGGGCGCAGATCTGGGACACCGAGGTACGCCACACCGGCTGA
- a CDS encoding aldo/keto reductase has protein sequence MRYRTLGNTGTVVSTLCLGTMTFGAETDEAGSFAQLDRFVEAGGTFVDTADVYSAGVSEDIVGRWLRSRPDLRDRLVIATKGRFPMGPGANDAGLSRVHLTRALDASLRRLGVEAIDLYQAHAWDPLTPLPETLRFFDDAVSAGKIRYAGVSNFTGWQLQKAALLTQHLNLTPIVTLQPQYNLLAREIEFELVPVCENEGIGILPWSPLGGGWLTGKYQRDSTPTGATRLGENPQRGVEAYAGRNAEERTWRVLDAVRQIAGEQGASMSAVALAWLAARPAVTSVILGARTTEQLDDNLTAADLVLDAEQMRLLDEVSAPLVGDYPYGGAGVRQRARDLPTGS, from the coding sequence ATGCGCTATCGCACTCTGGGCAACACCGGCACCGTGGTGTCCACCCTGTGTCTGGGCACGATGACCTTCGGCGCGGAGACCGACGAGGCTGGCAGCTTCGCCCAACTGGACCGCTTCGTCGAGGCCGGCGGCACGTTCGTCGACACCGCTGACGTCTACTCCGCCGGTGTCTCGGAGGACATCGTCGGGCGCTGGCTGCGCAGCCGACCCGACCTGCGTGACCGCCTGGTGATCGCCACCAAGGGGCGGTTCCCGATGGGTCCGGGGGCGAACGATGCCGGCCTGTCCCGGGTTCATCTCACCCGCGCCCTGGACGCCAGCCTGCGGCGGCTCGGCGTCGAGGCCATCGACCTGTACCAGGCGCACGCCTGGGATCCGCTGACCCCGCTGCCGGAGACCCTGCGGTTCTTCGACGACGCGGTCAGCGCCGGCAAGATCCGCTACGCGGGGGTCAGCAACTTCACCGGCTGGCAGTTGCAGAAGGCCGCCCTGCTCACCCAGCACCTCAACCTCACCCCGATCGTGACCCTGCAACCGCAGTACAACCTGCTGGCCCGGGAGATCGAGTTCGAGTTGGTGCCGGTCTGCGAGAACGAGGGCATCGGCATCCTGCCGTGGTCACCGCTGGGCGGCGGTTGGCTGACCGGCAAGTACCAGCGCGACAGCACGCCCACCGGCGCGACGCGGCTCGGCGAGAACCCGCAACGCGGCGTCGAGGCGTACGCGGGTCGCAACGCCGAGGAGCGGACCTGGCGGGTGCTCGACGCGGTCCGCCAGATCGCCGGGGAACAAGGCGCGTCCATGTCGGCGGTGGCGCTGGCCTGGCTGGCGGCCCGACCGGCGGTCACCTCGGTGATCCTCGGCGCGCGTACCACCGAGCAGCTCGACGACAACCTGACCGCCGCAGACCTGGTCCTCGACGCCGAGCAGATGCGGCTGCTGGACGAGGTGAGCGCTCCGCTGGTGGGCGACTACCCGTACGGCGGCGCGGGTGTACGCCAGCGCGCCCGCGACCTACCGACCGGGTCATGA
- a CDS encoding DinB family protein, with the protein MTSFPEPTNPAGSRSEVFLGYLDYFRDSVIDKVSALNEPELRRSRLPTGWTPLELLKHLQYVELRWIGWGFQGRDVADPWGDRRDDRWYVAPDETRADLVAALRAQGAHTTAVVTAHDLAEIGAPGPRWRGADPASLERVLLHLVQEYARHLGHLDVVAELADGPTGE; encoded by the coding sequence ATGACGTCGTTCCCCGAGCCCACCAACCCGGCGGGCAGCCGCAGCGAGGTCTTCCTGGGCTACCTGGACTACTTCCGCGATTCCGTGATCGACAAGGTGTCGGCGCTGAACGAGCCGGAGCTGCGGCGCAGCCGGCTGCCGACCGGGTGGACCCCACTGGAGCTGCTGAAACACCTGCAATACGTTGAGCTGCGCTGGATCGGTTGGGGTTTCCAGGGCCGGGACGTCGCCGACCCGTGGGGCGACCGCCGCGACGACCGCTGGTACGTCGCGCCCGACGAGACCCGCGCGGATCTGGTGGCGGCGCTGCGAGCGCAGGGCGCGCACACCACGGCCGTGGTGACGGCACACGACCTGGCCGAGATCGGTGCGCCGGGCCCGCGGTGGAGAGGCGCGGACCCGGCGTCGCTGGAGCGGGTGCTGTTACACCTGGTGCAGGAGTACGCCCGCCACCTGGGCCACCTCGACGTGGTCGCCGAACTCGCGGACGGCCCGACCGGAGAGTGA
- a CDS encoding Type 1 glutamine amidotransferase-like domain-containing protein — protein sequence MKFLLTSSGLSNPSISDALVDLLGKPIAESTALFIPTGIYPFPGGGERAWKAIHGQAPIPLTQLGWKSLGMLELTALPTIREENSVPAVREADALLVWGGDVLYLTYWLRQSGLADLLPSLSETVYVGVSAGSIAVTPYNCDAEFDIGFVPDGSDMAQGADRGARAGGFHAVPPPPQSSRPDQPLTETSLQPSQPYTGRSEHPIYSMVGADSVAPLASARRIVRGSRSATTPVATRPPTPATIRVTGAEVASSRTPPAR from the coding sequence ATGAAGTTCCTTCTCACGTCGTCGGGCCTCAGTAACCCGAGCATCTCCGACGCGCTCGTCGACCTGCTAGGCAAGCCGATCGCCGAGTCCACAGCGCTGTTCATCCCCACCGGCATCTACCCCTTCCCCGGCGGAGGCGAGAGAGCGTGGAAGGCGATCCACGGCCAGGCTCCGATCCCGCTGACCCAGCTCGGTTGGAAATCCCTGGGGATGTTGGAGCTCACCGCGCTGCCGACCATTCGAGAAGAGAACTCGGTCCCCGCGGTCCGGGAGGCCGATGCCCTCCTCGTCTGGGGCGGCGACGTGCTGTACCTGACCTACTGGCTGCGCCAGTCGGGCCTGGCCGACCTCCTTCCGTCGCTGAGCGAGACGGTCTATGTGGGGGTCAGCGCCGGGAGCATCGCGGTCACCCCGTACAACTGCGACGCCGAATTCGACATTGGATTCGTCCCTGACGGCAGCGACATGGCGCAGGGCGCCGACCGGGGCGCTCGGGCTGGTGGATTTCACGCTGTACCCCCCCCACCTCAATCATCCCGACCTGATCAGCCCCTGACCGAGACGTCCCTTCAGCCGAGCCAGCCCTACACCGGGCGATCTGAGCACCCGATCTACTCGATGGTCGGCGCGGATAGCGTCGCGCCATTGGCGTCGGCGCGGCGCATCGTCCGCGGCAGTCGCAGCGCGACGACGCCGGTGGCCACCAGGCCGCCGACGCCCGCGACTATCAGGGTCACCGGGGCGGAGGTGGCGTCCAGCAGGACACCACCGGCCAGGTAG
- a CDS encoding SigE family RNA polymerase sigma factor, which translates to MRDSRGAEFDDFVRTRSGVLLRVAFLLTGDRHAAEDLLQEVLEQMYVRWRRVQSSPEAYARRALVNRSINRWRWRARRPEQSLGDHDGVARDHAEAVAVRELVVGALRALPARQRAAVVLRYLEDLPVVDVAAAMGCSEGAVKSHASRGLARLREVLAGSSLVMPTTGTGSSR; encoded by the coding sequence ATGAGGGATTCGCGTGGAGCGGAGTTCGACGACTTCGTCCGCACACGGTCGGGGGTGCTGTTGCGCGTTGCCTTCCTGCTGACCGGGGACCGGCACGCTGCCGAGGACCTGCTTCAGGAGGTGCTGGAGCAGATGTATGTGCGCTGGCGTCGGGTGCAGAGCAGCCCGGAGGCGTACGCGCGACGTGCGCTGGTCAATCGGTCGATCAACCGGTGGCGCTGGCGTGCCCGGCGTCCGGAACAGTCGCTGGGCGACCACGACGGGGTTGCCCGGGACCACGCCGAGGCGGTGGCGGTTCGCGAGTTGGTCGTCGGGGCGCTGCGGGCGCTGCCGGCTCGGCAGCGGGCCGCTGTCGTGCTCCGTTACCTGGAGGACCTGCCGGTCGTCGACGTCGCGGCGGCGATGGGCTGCTCCGAGGGTGCGGTGAAGAGTCACGCCTCCCGTGGGTTGGCTCGGCTGCGAGAGGTACTGGCCGGATCGAGTCTCGTCATGCCCACCACTGGAACCGGGAGTTCGCGATGA
- a CDS encoding flavin reductase, with amino-acid sequence MQNEVWSGDLRAERPKHSPLRPSWRCPVCGILWPCSAAKLRLLGQYREDRPGLLIHLAKVQEEAAADLTKLNPGIALPDLTPRFVGWAESR; translated from the coding sequence GTGCAGAACGAGGTATGGAGCGGCGATCTCAGGGCCGAGCGTCCGAAGCACTCCCCGTTGCGGCCGTCGTGGCGCTGCCCGGTCTGCGGCATCCTGTGGCCGTGCTCGGCGGCGAAACTACGCCTCCTCGGCCAGTACCGTGAGGATCGGCCGGGCCTGTTGATCCACCTGGCAAAGGTCCAGGAGGAAGCCGCCGCCGATCTCACCAAGCTCAACCCGGGCATCGCGTTGCCCGACCTGACCCCGCGTTTCGTCGGCTGGGCGGAAAGCCGCTGA
- a CDS encoding DUF5753 domain-containing protein, with protein MNHAFVAAMAAAGHTAESLAGRLGVHPKTVARWANPGHIPQSRHRATVAGLLAKDADALWPDVVRRREPVWFRPWVDLEREAVTLRSFQLAWVPGLLQTEAYARATLAGGVLTPEAVAEFAEARISRQAILGHSGGPLLIAVLDEGVLRRRVGDDRALMAVQLARLLGHAETGTVQLHIVPADAPSYPGLDGPFTIADMPDGSRVAHVDSAAQAQILDQTSDLVSLERRWERIRGEALPRGRSLELLREAAASWT; from the coding sequence ATGAACCACGCATTTGTCGCGGCGATGGCCGCGGCGGGCCACACCGCCGAGAGCCTCGCGGGTCGGCTCGGCGTGCATCCGAAGACCGTCGCCAGGTGGGCGAACCCGGGGCACATTCCCCAGAGCCGACACCGTGCGACGGTGGCCGGGCTGTTGGCGAAGGACGCCGACGCGCTGTGGCCGGACGTGGTCCGTCGCCGTGAGCCGGTGTGGTTCCGGCCGTGGGTCGACCTCGAACGTGAGGCCGTGACGCTGCGGTCGTTCCAACTCGCGTGGGTGCCTGGACTGCTGCAGACCGAGGCGTACGCGCGGGCGACCCTGGCCGGTGGGGTGCTGACACCGGAGGCGGTCGCCGAGTTCGCCGAGGCACGGATCAGCCGGCAGGCGATTCTCGGTCACAGCGGCGGACCACTGCTGATCGCCGTGCTCGACGAGGGAGTGTTGCGGCGACGCGTCGGCGACGACCGCGCGTTGATGGCGGTGCAACTCGCCCGCCTGCTCGGGCACGCCGAGACGGGCACCGTGCAGCTGCACATCGTCCCGGCGGATGCGCCCAGCTACCCCGGGCTCGACGGCCCGTTCACCATCGCCGACATGCCGGACGGGTCGAGGGTCGCGCACGTCGACAGCGCGGCACAGGCGCAGATCCTCGATCAAACGTCGGATCTTGTTAGCCTGGAGCGACGGTGGGAGCGTATTCGCGGCGAGGCCCTGCCCCGAGGGCGTTCGTTGGAACTTCTCAGAGAAGCGGCAGCATCATGGACATGA
- a CDS encoding DUF397 domain-containing protein, with protein MDMTGARWRKSTKSGGNGGDCVEVADNLPGVVLVRDTKDRDGGTLTFSPQSWRGFVAMARDAG; from the coding sequence ATGGACATGACCGGTGCGCGGTGGCGGAAGAGCACGAAGAGCGGCGGCAACGGTGGTGACTGCGTCGAGGTTGCCGACAACCTTCCGGGCGTGGTCCTGGTTCGCGACACGAAGGACCGCGACGGCGGCACGCTGACGTTCAGCCCACAGTCGTGGCGGGGCTTCGTCGCGATGGCCCGCGACGCCGGCTGA
- a CDS encoding VOC family protein — MTNEITIPLLPCASIDDIVAFYEVLGFHTTYQQRKPYPCVGLQREDLNLQFFEIAGFDPAQSYGSCLVLTSDTGQLYRAFAAGMRAAYGKVLVSGTPRMTRPRARKNADGLSGFSLIDPGGNWIRVFQNAPATPASAPTGRLGKAMANAVVQSDSRGDARQAARILDSALAHPEADDDPVALVEVLVYRAEVAMVLNDPATAVEMLARLDRVALSVDDATRAAAAYEAATDLAAALSSAPHSADTAP; from the coding sequence GTGACCAACGAGATAACCATTCCTCTGCTGCCCTGCGCGTCTATCGACGACATCGTCGCCTTCTACGAGGTGCTCGGTTTCCACACCACTTACCAGCAGCGCAAGCCCTACCCCTGCGTCGGATTGCAACGTGAGGATCTAAACCTGCAGTTCTTCGAGATCGCGGGGTTCGATCCCGCGCAGTCCTACGGTTCGTGTCTCGTGCTGACCTCGGACACGGGGCAGCTGTACCGGGCTTTCGCGGCGGGAATGCGCGCCGCGTACGGCAAGGTGTTGGTCTCCGGGACGCCACGGATGACCAGGCCCCGGGCGCGGAAGAACGCCGACGGGCTGAGCGGCTTCAGCCTCATCGATCCAGGCGGCAACTGGATCCGCGTCTTCCAGAACGCCCCGGCCACCCCCGCGTCGGCGCCGACTGGGCGGCTGGGCAAGGCGATGGCGAACGCCGTCGTGCAGTCCGACTCCAGAGGGGACGCCCGGCAGGCCGCTCGGATTCTTGACAGCGCGTTGGCCCACCCCGAGGCAGATGACGACCCGGTCGCGTTGGTGGAGGTGCTCGTCTACCGCGCCGAGGTGGCGATGGTCCTGAACGATCCGGCCACGGCGGTCGAGATGCTGGCCCGTCTTGACCGTGTCGCTTTGAGCGTGGACGACGCGACCCGGGCCGCTGCCGCGTATGAGGCCGCTACCGACCTTGCGGCAGCGCTGTCCTCGGCGCCGCATTCAGCCGACACCGCGCCCTGA
- a CDS encoding DUF2087 domain-containing protein, with the protein MTVHALAGALADDGRRRIFAAIVLGATSASEVAARAGLPARVVFTGVRRLTDAGLVTGADGALAADDVSLRVAARDSRPADDADPADDPVLRTFLRGDVLVGLPAQRGRRRVLLAHIAEQSFEPGTRYPERAVDDALKPWCAAGGSDHATLRRYLIDEQLLTREHGVYQRPDRSPRESSRRGGSC; encoded by the coding sequence GTGACTGTGCATGCGCTGGCCGGAGCCCTGGCCGACGACGGACGGCGACGGATCTTCGCGGCGATCGTGCTGGGTGCGACAAGCGCGAGCGAGGTCGCCGCGCGGGCCGGCCTGCCGGCGCGGGTGGTGTTCACCGGGGTCCGCCGGCTCACCGATGCGGGCCTCGTGACCGGCGCGGACGGCGCGCTCGCGGCCGACGACGTGTCGCTGCGGGTGGCCGCGCGCGACAGCCGCCCGGCCGACGACGCCGACCCGGCCGACGACCCGGTGCTGCGGACCTTCCTGCGGGGCGACGTCCTGGTGGGCCTGCCGGCGCAGCGAGGCCGACGGCGGGTCCTGCTGGCGCACATCGCCGAGCAGTCGTTCGAGCCGGGCACCCGCTATCCGGAGCGGGCCGTCGACGACGCGCTCAAGCCGTGGTGCGCCGCAGGAGGGTCGGATCACGCGACGCTGCGCCGGTACCTGATCGACGAGCAGTTGCTCACCCGTGAGCACGGCGTCTACCAGCGCCCTGATCGTTCGCCGCGCGAATCGTCCCGTCGCGGAGGATCTTGCTAG
- a CDS encoding MarR family winged helix-turn-helix transcriptional regulator, whose product MTSCTPSDGPPDLLFLLSWASHALQTEHAAGLAELGISPRAHYVLAQARTGDLTQREIGERCGVDKTTMVVTLDQLERAGLAERRPVPTDRRARLVAVTPAGEQVLRQAQQVVQRIQDDLLATLPEQDREVFLRALLALVSGPLANTSPYAPGARSGC is encoded by the coding sequence ATGACCTCCTGCACGCCCTCCGACGGCCCGCCGGACCTGTTGTTCCTGCTCTCCTGGGCGAGCCACGCGTTGCAGACCGAGCACGCCGCAGGGCTGGCCGAGCTGGGCATCTCACCGAGGGCGCACTACGTGCTGGCGCAGGCCCGCACCGGTGATCTGACCCAGCGGGAGATCGGCGAGCGGTGCGGTGTGGACAAGACCACGATGGTCGTGACACTCGACCAGTTGGAGCGGGCCGGGCTGGCCGAGCGCCGTCCGGTGCCGACGGACCGACGTGCCCGGCTGGTCGCTGTGACTCCGGCGGGGGAGCAGGTGCTGCGGCAAGCGCAACAGGTGGTTCAGCGCATCCAGGACGACCTGCTCGCGACCCTGCCCGAGCAGGACCGGGAGGTGTTCCTGCGGGCGCTTCTGGCACTGGTGAGCGGACCACTGGCAAACACCTCCCCGTACGCGCCGGGGGCCCGCTCCGGCTGTTAG